The Caulifigura coniformis genome includes a region encoding these proteins:
- the serA gene encoding phosphoglycerate dehydrogenase, producing the protein MPRVLITDGLSAAGQKLLSETPGIELVVKSGLKPEEVREELKNADAIIVRSATKLTAALLDGQTRLKAIVRAGVGVDNIDLAAATKQGIIVSNTPAGNTTSTAEHTIALLMGLVRQIGPASQTMREGKWDRKSFNGTQLAGKTIGVVGLGRIGLAVARRCRGLEMNVLGYDPFLSPEKAAEQGVELFRDIDAMLPKCDVITVHTPMTEETKGIINATRLAAMKKGVRIINAARGGIVDETALADAIESGHVAGAALDVFTSEPPKDWRLPKLPQVLATPHLAASTDEAQEQVAVEAAEILQAFFTRNEVRHAVNMAAISAKEVEGLKPYLDLGYRLGLFLAQLTRGAAVNSATITYQGDAAGRPTKLITNAFTAGLLQHALEEVNIINAELMARDRGISITETKSNISADFASMISVSIGTTEGERQAAGTIFGNEFLRLVRLDEYQMDAYLDGLMLVYRHKDVPGLIGAIGTAFGKHQVNISRMALGRAKNQPGGDAIAILNLDNEPSEAALKEVSGHPDVTGVQLVTLPPAGAPLPWLGL; encoded by the coding sequence ATGCCCCGCGTTTTGATTACTGATGGTCTGTCCGCCGCTGGCCAGAAACTTCTCTCAGAGACCCCGGGGATCGAACTCGTCGTCAAATCGGGTCTCAAACCGGAAGAAGTCCGGGAAGAGCTGAAGAACGCGGACGCGATTATCGTCCGCAGTGCAACCAAGCTGACGGCCGCCCTTCTGGACGGCCAGACCCGGCTCAAGGCGATCGTCCGCGCCGGCGTGGGCGTCGACAACATCGACCTCGCGGCCGCCACGAAGCAGGGCATCATCGTTTCGAACACGCCCGCCGGAAACACCACCAGCACCGCCGAACACACCATCGCCCTGCTGATGGGCCTCGTCCGCCAGATCGGGCCTGCATCGCAGACCATGCGGGAAGGCAAGTGGGATCGCAAGAGCTTCAACGGCACGCAGCTCGCCGGAAAGACGATCGGCGTCGTCGGCCTCGGACGGATCGGCCTCGCCGTCGCCCGTCGCTGCCGTGGGCTGGAAATGAACGTTCTGGGCTACGACCCGTTCCTTTCACCTGAGAAGGCAGCCGAGCAGGGCGTCGAGCTGTTCCGCGACATCGACGCCATGCTTCCCAAGTGCGACGTGATCACCGTCCACACACCGATGACCGAAGAGACGAAAGGCATCATCAACGCCACGCGTCTGGCTGCGATGAAGAAGGGAGTCAGGATCATCAACGCGGCCCGCGGCGGCATCGTCGATGAAACGGCTCTCGCCGACGCCATCGAAAGCGGCCACGTGGCCGGCGCGGCGCTGGACGTGTTCACCAGCGAGCCGCCGAAGGACTGGCGCCTGCCGAAGCTGCCGCAGGTTCTCGCAACCCCGCACCTGGCCGCGTCGACCGACGAAGCCCAGGAGCAGGTCGCCGTCGAAGCGGCCGAGATCCTGCAGGCCTTCTTCACGCGCAATGAAGTCCGGCATGCGGTCAACATGGCCGCCATCTCGGCCAAGGAAGTGGAAGGCCTGAAGCCTTATCTCGACCTCGGCTACCGCCTGGGCCTGTTCCTCGCCCAGCTGACCCGCGGCGCCGCCGTGAATTCCGCGACGATCACCTACCAGGGTGACGCGGCCGGCCGGCCGACGAAGCTGATCACGAATGCGTTCACCGCCGGCCTGCTCCAGCACGCCCTGGAAGAGGTCAACATCATCAACGCCGAGCTGATGGCCCGCGATCGCGGAATCAGCATCACGGAAACGAAGTCCAATATCTCGGCTGATTTCGCATCAATGATTTCCGTTTCGATCGGGACGACTGAAGGCGAACGGCAGGCGGCCGGCACGATCTTCGGGAACGAGTTCCTGCGGCTGGTGCGTCTCGACGAGTACCAGATGGACGCCTACCTCGACGGTCTCATGCTCGTCTATCGCCATAAGGACGTCCCGGGCCTGATCGGCGCCATCGGGACGGCGTTCGGCAAGCACCAGGTCAACATCTCGCGGATGGCACTCGGCCGGGCCAAGAATCAGCCGGGTGGCGACGCGATCGCGATCCTGAACCTCGACAACGAGCCTTCTGAAGCGGCCCTGAAGGAGGTCTCCGGCCATCCGGACGTCACGGGCGTGCAGCTCGTGACGCTGCCGCCGGCCGGCGCCCCGCTGCCGTGGCTCGGGCTGTAA
- a CDS encoding response regulator transcription factor has product MSLPTVFVVDDDRDFRDSLAALLSALGHRVETFDSAAAFREGVDAGRPGCLLLDIRMPVESGLEMYADLVRAGKRLPVIFITGHADVSTAVAAMKTGAVEFLEKPFQREQLASLVDRALAIDAEWRLADNRFRELDESIQRLSPNDLETLQLIFDGATNKAMAARLFISERAVELRRQRLMQRLGVRSVPELLELAITHRILSELRSARHTVQ; this is encoded by the coding sequence TTGAGCCTGCCGACCGTCTTTGTTGTTGATGACGATCGCGATTTCCGCGACTCACTGGCCGCGCTTCTGTCGGCTCTCGGACATCGTGTCGAGACGTTCGATTCTGCGGCCGCTTTCCGCGAGGGAGTCGACGCCGGCCGGCCTGGTTGCCTGCTTCTCGATATCCGCATGCCAGTCGAATCCGGCCTCGAGATGTATGCTGATCTGGTTCGAGCCGGGAAGCGGCTGCCCGTGATCTTCATCACGGGTCATGCCGATGTCTCCACAGCCGTCGCCGCGATGAAAACCGGGGCCGTGGAATTCCTGGAGAAGCCGTTCCAAAGGGAACAACTGGCCAGCCTGGTCGACCGCGCCCTGGCGATCGATGCCGAATGGCGACTGGCCGACAACCGATTCCGGGAGCTGGATGAGAGCATCCAGAGGCTCAGCCCGAATGACCTCGAGACGCTCCAGCTGATTTTTGACGGAGCGACCAACAAGGCCATGGCGGCGCGCCTGTTCATCTCGGAACGGGCCGTCGAGCTGCGCCGCCAGCGGCTGATGCAGCGTCTCGGTGTCCGGTCGGTTCCCGAACTGCTCGAACTGGCGATCACCCACCGAATCCTGTCCGAACTCCGCTCCGCGCGGCATACGGTGCAGTAG
- a CDS encoding ATP-binding protein, whose protein sequence is MPHRPELLIRRLGRRYGIALAVVAGLLLLDQAVLQPLLVRLNLSAPVINLAGRQRMLSQSIAKDALAIAIDPQAHPSADLALQDKLAEWRRVHEGLKQGDASLKLSETRNPEIMSHLTGLDRQVSSIATAVNELRERPYQRHRSIASLLAAEREFLPAMDHIVQLYEEDAQQQVVRLRATGLVATMLVITLMAGLYWLVLGPAVTLIRQQVERLETHELELMEARDQLEQRVQERTLQLSDLNVALAEEASQRAASEQRTLQLQSQLAHASRLNSLGELATGIAHELNQPLGAISNYAETLLILTDGDLVDRQPLVRNASRIRESAQRAGAIIRRMRNFVRSRTTPRAIESVNSLITDVVALCEPDLQSRSVTVRVECDETTHSQVFVDAIQIQQVLVNVIRNAAQAVECRPRGRRVVSISTTWSSEDIDIRVDDNGEGFPDEFDVAGASLQSTKPDGLGLGLSISRSILATHGGELQTANHEEGGARVTVRLPLVETTSRLEPADRLCC, encoded by the coding sequence ATGCCTCATCGTCCAGAACTGCTGATTCGCCGCCTCGGGCGGCGTTACGGCATCGCGCTGGCCGTCGTGGCAGGGCTGCTGCTGCTGGATCAGGCTGTTCTGCAGCCACTCCTCGTGCGGCTGAATCTCTCGGCACCGGTCATCAACCTTGCCGGCCGGCAGCGAATGCTCAGTCAGAGCATTGCCAAGGACGCGCTCGCCATCGCGATTGATCCCCAGGCGCACCCGTCTGCAGACCTCGCCCTGCAGGACAAACTCGCCGAGTGGCGCCGCGTTCACGAGGGACTGAAGCAGGGTGATGCGTCGCTCAAGCTCTCCGAGACCCGGAATCCCGAGATCATGTCCCACTTGACCGGACTGGACCGACAGGTCTCGTCGATCGCCACGGCGGTCAACGAACTGCGTGAGCGCCCCTATCAGAGACACCGTTCCATCGCGAGCCTGCTCGCAGCCGAACGGGAGTTTCTTCCCGCAATGGACCACATCGTCCAGCTCTACGAGGAGGACGCACAGCAGCAGGTCGTGCGACTCCGCGCCACCGGGCTCGTGGCGACCATGCTGGTCATCACCCTGATGGCCGGCCTCTACTGGCTGGTCCTCGGGCCAGCCGTCACGCTGATCCGGCAGCAGGTCGAGCGGCTCGAAACCCATGAACTGGAATTGATGGAGGCCCGGGATCAGCTGGAACAGCGTGTTCAGGAACGAACGCTCCAGCTCTCCGACCTGAACGTCGCCCTCGCCGAAGAGGCTTCCCAACGGGCTGCCTCCGAACAGCGCACGCTTCAGCTCCAGTCGCAGCTGGCACATGCCTCACGGCTGAACAGCCTGGGAGAACTGGCGACAGGAATCGCGCACGAACTGAACCAGCCCCTGGGCGCGATCTCCAACTACGCCGAAACGCTGCTCATCCTGACCGACGGCGATCTGGTTGACCGTCAGCCTCTGGTGAGAAACGCCTCGCGCATCCGCGAATCGGCGCAACGCGCAGGCGCCATCATCCGTCGCATGCGAAACTTTGTCCGGTCTCGAACGACCCCGCGGGCGATCGAGTCAGTCAATTCCCTGATCACTGATGTCGTCGCGCTCTGTGAGCCCGATCTCCAGAGCCGATCGGTCACGGTCCGTGTCGAATGCGACGAGACCACCCACTCCCAGGTCTTCGTCGACGCGATCCAGATCCAGCAGGTCCTGGTTAACGTGATCCGGAACGCAGCTCAGGCGGTCGAATGCCGCCCCCGGGGCCGGCGCGTGGTCTCGATTTCGACGACGTGGTCCAGCGAGGACATCGATATCCGCGTCGACGACAATGGCGAGGGATTTCCCGACGAGTTCGACGTCGCCGGCGCTTCGCTCCAATCGACGAAGCCCGATGGTCTCGGACTCGGACTTTCGATCAGCCGCAGTATCCTCGCTACTCACGGCGGCGAACTCCAGACTGCCAATCATGAAGAGGGCGGGGCCCGTGTGACCGTCCGGCTTCCACTTGTTGAAACGACTTCACGCCTTGAGCCTGCCGACCGTCTTTGTTGTTGA